A window of Eikenella corrodens contains these coding sequences:
- the rfaE1 gene encoding D-glycero-beta-D-manno-heptose-7-phosphate kinase, translating into MPTLPANLISLLQSARVLVVGDTMLDRYWFGEVERISPEAPVPVAKIERMDQRAGGAGNVARNIAALGGQAALLSVVGQDEAANELEKIIQSNGVQTFLERDETIDTTVKLRVLSRNQQLLRIDFEEKPSQDVLDRLNRRFRSLLPDYDAVILSDYGKGCLFQVADMIDFAREHNKPVLIDPKGDDYEKYAGASIITPNRNELRQVVGSWGNEAELIEKAEALRRHLQLNAILLTRSEEGMSLYEPDHISHQPTRAQEVFDVSGAGDTVIATVGLGLAAKLDLRQAMHIANAAAGVVVAKLGTAVCSQAELLAALQQDVEAG; encoded by the coding sequence ATGCCAACATTGCCAGCCAACCTAATTTCGCTCCTCCAATCCGCCCGCGTGCTGGTGGTGGGCGACACCATGCTCGACCGCTACTGGTTTGGCGAGGTGGAGCGTATTTCTCCCGAGGCCCCTGTGCCTGTGGCCAAAATCGAGCGCATGGATCAGCGCGCCGGCGGCGCCGGCAACGTGGCGCGCAATATCGCAGCCCTGGGTGGGCAGGCAGCCCTGTTGTCGGTGGTTGGCCAAGACGAGGCCGCCAACGAACTGGAAAAAATCATCCAAAGCAACGGAGTGCAAACCTTTTTAGAGCGCGACGAAACCATTGACACCACCGTGAAACTGCGTGTACTCTCACGCAACCAGCAGCTTTTGCGCATTGATTTTGAAGAGAAGCCCAGCCAAGACGTGCTGGATCGGCTCAACCGCCGTTTCCGCAGCCTGCTGCCGGACTATGATGCGGTTATCCTTTCCGATTACGGCAAAGGCTGCCTGTTTCAGGTAGCCGATATGATTGATTTCGCCCGCGAGCACAATAAACCCGTGTTGATCGACCCCAAAGGCGATGACTACGAAAAATACGCCGGCGCCAGCATCATCACCCCCAACCGCAACGAACTGCGCCAAGTGGTCGGCTCGTGGGGCAACGAAGCCGAGCTCATCGAAAAAGCCGAAGCCCTGCGCCGCCACCTGCAATTAAACGCCATCCTGCTCACCCGCAGCGAAGAAGGCATGAGCCTCTATGAGCCCGACCACATCAGCCACCAACCCACCCGCGCGCAGGAAGTGTTCGACGTATCCGGCGCGGGCGACACCGTCATCGCCACCGTAGGCCTCGGCCTGGCCGCCAAACTGGATTTGCGCCAAGCCATGCACATCGCCAACGCCGCCGCCGGCGTGGTGGTGGCCAAACTCGGCACCGCCGTGTGCAGCCAGGCCGAACTGCTCGCCGCCTTGCAGCAAGATGTCGAGGCAGGCTAA